From one Treponema denticola genomic stretch:
- a CDS encoding ABC transporter ATP-binding protein, whose amino-acid sequence MFDLLKKIYTIAGKQSKRITTMFICDMLKSIFEGFTLGGLGYFLLTLSRAVFQALPVTKNNSITVFCIMLIGIIGKIIFGYISDRNKNIASYTMGAENRLVIGDKLKNVHMGYFSESRLGDISGALTTVITDVETIDMMILEMMFAGSIQTVIMALFVFPFDMVTGCIIFVTLAVAIVFNNLFQKKTDAVTAKLTELKLQLRTDILEYVQGIGVVKAFGRTSEALKNVTESIKKSKTGFFAVEKTLTPSLLVFSLLLKLGTTAIIVNALYRYSIGTIDIEKTLMLIVASFVVFGGFEIAGTMQRMRGVAVQNLDTLFKVKNIQALPEGSLRPHGNDDITVKNITFGYGGKKNTEEKLFRNLDVYIPKNSVTALVGYSGSGKTSLCQLIARFWDVDAGEIRLGDTNIKDFAYDTFLSNFTFVFQDVYLFEDTIKNNIKFGKPDASDEEIIAAAKAAQCHDFIMELPDGYNTVLQEGGSNLSGGERQRISIARAMLKPSSIVILDEATSSVDPENEEKLMSALDELLKNKTAIIIAHRLSTIKNAGQIFVMDKGNIVQHGKHSELMQQDGIYANFVGMREKAASWQV is encoded by the coding sequence ATGTTTGATTTATTGAAAAAGATATACACGATTGCGGGAAAGCAATCAAAGCGCATAACAACGATGTTTATCTGCGACATGCTCAAAAGCATATTCGAAGGATTCACTCTCGGCGGACTCGGATATTTTTTACTGACGCTGAGCCGTGCAGTGTTTCAGGCGCTGCCGGTTACAAAAAACAACAGCATTACGGTGTTCTGTATTATGCTTATCGGCATAATAGGAAAGATTATCTTTGGGTATATTTCCGACCGAAATAAAAATATCGCATCGTATACTATGGGAGCGGAGAACCGGCTCGTCATCGGGGATAAGTTAAAAAATGTGCACATGGGATATTTTTCCGAAAGCAGACTCGGAGATATTTCCGGTGCATTGACAACGGTTATCACAGATGTTGAAACAATCGACATGATGATTCTCGAAATGATGTTTGCAGGAAGCATTCAAACGGTTATCATGGCACTGTTCGTATTCCCCTTTGATATGGTAACAGGCTGCATTATTTTTGTTACCCTTGCAGTAGCGATTGTATTCAATAATCTGTTCCAAAAAAAGACGGATGCGGTAACGGCAAAACTGACTGAGCTTAAGCTGCAGCTGCGTACCGATATTTTGGAGTATGTGCAAGGAATCGGCGTGGTAAAGGCGTTCGGCAGAACAAGCGAAGCACTCAAAAATGTGACGGAAAGTATTAAAAAAAGCAAAACAGGTTTCTTTGCCGTAGAAAAGACTCTGACACCTTCATTGCTGGTTTTTTCTTTGCTGCTAAAATTAGGAACAACCGCAATTATCGTGAACGCCTTATACCGCTATTCGATTGGGACTATAGATATTGAAAAAACGCTGATGCTGATTGTCGCGAGCTTTGTGGTATTCGGCGGTTTTGAAATAGCCGGTACAATGCAGAGAATGCGCGGCGTAGCGGTACAGAACTTGGATACGCTCTTTAAGGTTAAAAATATTCAAGCCTTACCGGAAGGTTCGCTCCGGCCCCATGGAAATGACGATATTACCGTCAAGAATATCACCTTCGGATACGGCGGAAAAAAGAACACTGAGGAAAAGCTCTTCCGCAACTTGGATGTGTATATTCCGAAAAACAGCGTAACCGCCTTGGTCGGCTATTCAGGTTCGGGGAAGACAAGCCTTTGCCAGCTGATTGCCCGTTTTTGGGATGTCGATGCAGGTGAAATAAGACTCGGCGATACCAATATAAAAGATTTTGCATACGATACATTTTTATCGAACTTTACATTTGTATTTCAGGATGTCTATCTCTTTGAAGACACGATAAAGAACAACATCAAATTCGGAAAACCAGATGCAAGCGATGAAGAAATTATCGCTGCGGCAAAAGCCGCTCAATGCCACGATTTTATCATGGAGCTGCCGGATGGTTATAATACCGTGCTGCAAGAAGGTGGAAGCAATCTTTCAGGCGGAGAGCGCCAGCGTATTTCCATTGCGAGGGCAATGCTCAAACCGAGCTCCATTGTTATTCTCGATGAAGCGACTTCAAGTGTAGACCCCGAAAACGAAGAAAAGTTGATGAGTGCCCTCGATGAACTTTTAAAAAACAAAACCGCAATCATCATTGCGCATAGGCTTTCAACTATCAAAAACGCCGGTCAAATATTTGTCATGGATAAGGGAAATATCGTACAACACGGCAAACACTCCGAGTTGATGCAGCAGGACGGTATTTATGCTAACTTTGTCGGTATGCGCGAAAAAGCTGCATCGTGGCAGGTGTAG
- a CDS encoding ABC transporter ATP-binding protein, which yields MDILKKHIGAIIFPVLFAIIGVACGIVPYFAVASIVTQLINGVTDYRVLLPYAGLILAGFAGALIGHSISTIGSHNLAFSVIEDTRKKVVEKLSRLSMGTIEEKSSGKWSQFVVETLDKMEKPIAHVIPEVLANVLIPVVIVVIIFILNWKIGLANLVTLPLGILFSMLMMKDYEAKSKRYIEASKKMNAAAVEYIQGIKVIKAFNKSASSYDKFQKAVEDNRDSMLDWYLSVCFAMIAAMEVLPSTLLIVLPVGLYLFMTGGITIPTLIMCILLSYASYKPLLKAMAYTDAMANVRVVFGEIKSVLDLPELIRHDTAPDPQGFDVRFKNVVFGYGGALCETAGTADKDGTKVFDGLNFTAKEGELTAIVGSSGSGKSTIAKLLAGFWNIDSGHITIGGADIGSMSLERNMQLVTYVSQENFLFNKSIRENLRMAKENATDEEIETACKKASIHDFIKSLPSGYDTNAGNAGSKFSGGERQRLTIARALLKDSPIVVLDEATAYSDPENEAIIQQSIDSLVKDKTVIMIAHRLSTIVNADKIIVLDKGRIAAEGTHTELLQDSPLYQKMWQSHISGRDNG from the coding sequence ATGGATATCTTAAAAAAACATATCGGAGCAATTATCTTTCCGGTGCTTTTCGCAATTATCGGAGTTGCCTGCGGCATTGTTCCGTACTTTGCAGTTGCATCTATTGTAACACAGCTGATAAACGGTGTCACGGATTACCGCGTTTTATTGCCTTATGCAGGGCTTATTCTTGCAGGGTTTGCAGGGGCGCTTATCGGGCATTCTATATCGACAATCGGTTCCCATAATCTTGCCTTCAGTGTCATCGAAGATACGCGGAAAAAGGTTGTGGAAAAACTTAGCCGCCTTTCGATGGGCACAATAGAAGAAAAAAGCAGCGGCAAGTGGTCTCAATTTGTGGTAGAAACACTTGATAAGATGGAAAAACCTATTGCACATGTAATCCCTGAAGTATTGGCGAATGTGCTCATTCCGGTTGTCATTGTCGTTATCATTTTTATATTAAATTGGAAGATCGGTCTTGCAAACCTTGTAACACTGCCGCTCGGTATACTTTTTTCGATGCTGATGATGAAAGATTACGAAGCAAAGTCCAAGCGGTACATTGAAGCGTCAAAAAAAATGAATGCCGCCGCCGTCGAATATATTCAGGGCATCAAAGTTATCAAGGCTTTTAATAAATCGGCTTCCTCCTATGATAAATTTCAAAAAGCGGTGGAGGACAATCGGGACTCTATGCTCGACTGGTATTTAAGCGTATGTTTTGCCATGATAGCTGCGATGGAGGTTCTGCCGTCTACGCTCCTTATCGTATTACCGGTAGGGCTTTACCTCTTTATGACCGGAGGGATTACAATTCCTACGCTGATTATGTGCATATTGCTTTCGTATGCGTCATACAAGCCGCTTTTAAAAGCGATGGCCTATACGGATGCGATGGCAAATGTGCGTGTCGTATTCGGGGAAATAAAATCGGTGCTCGATTTACCGGAACTGATACGGCACGATACGGCCCCCGATCCGCAAGGCTTTGATGTGCGCTTTAAAAATGTGGTATTCGGCTACGGCGGAGCGCTGTGCGAAACAGCCGGTACCGCTGACAAGGACGGTACAAAGGTGTTCGATGGATTGAACTTTACCGCCAAAGAAGGCGAGTTGACTGCGATTGTCGGTTCTTCCGGCAGCGGCAAGTCTACCATTGCAAAACTGCTGGCAGGCTTTTGGAATATCGACAGCGGACACATCACCATCGGCGGCGCCGACATCGGCAGTATGAGTTTGGAACGGAACATGCAGCTGGTTACATATGTGTCGCAGGAAAATTTTTTATTCAACAAGAGCATTCGGGAAAACCTCAGGATGGCAAAAGAGAATGCAACGGACGAGGAAATCGAAACCGCATGCAAAAAAGCAAGCATCCATGATTTTATCAAAAGTCTGCCCAGCGGGTATGACACCAATGCGGGAAATGCAGGCAGTAAGTTTTCAGGCGGTGAGCGGCAGAGGCTCACCATTGCCCGTGCACTGCTCAAGGATAGTCCCATTGTCGTACTCGATGAGGCAACCGCCTACTCCGATCCTGAAAACGAAGCCATTATTCAACAATCAATCGACAGCCTCGTAAAGGATAAGACCGTTATTATGATTGCACACCGGCTTTCCACGATTGTCAATGCGGATAAAATCATCGTGCTGGATAAGGGCCGGATTGCCGCAGAGGGAACGCACACCGAACTGTTACAAGATTCACCGCTCTATCAAAAAATGTGGCAGTCCCATATCAGCGGCAGGGATAACGGATAA